In a single window of the Pontibacter russatus genome:
- a CDS encoding PorT family protein translates to MSTNKMSDEELDNLFRKSAEHLDPPFDPEAWKAMERKLDQATVRAPWYRRYWPLGLLLLLLAPLLVLQLKDDSVTPAQNETAAVAPETPQAAAIAPQEQPAHVAENPEVAGAGTEQPRAEAEKLTTAASAPAVKAKAAVAPAIYGRPPAVYPVVYEETAVMQPAEKEAKQPAYALPATAGYIADTAYAAALEAGSIADTAAGPYIAQQSLAEAMDSAVWEKSTPAVAADSSKEKKASPFFRSIRVALLAAPDFTTVRFKNPDAVSANAGVVVGVPLTERLSLVTGVVWANKVYGASPQDYNPRPDYWQGRKLPDAIDARCQVLDIPLNLEYRLLQRNKSTLAVQAGLSSYIMLDEKYTYIYGSGYGKYEKVWEVRNQNRHWFKVQNISLSYTHHLTPSLFVGAEPFVKIPLADIGAGHVKLTSAGVFFTAGYTLPLRK, encoded by the coding sequence ATGAGTACAAACAAAATGTCTGACGAGGAACTCGACAACCTGTTCAGGAAATCTGCCGAGCACCTGGACCCTCCTTTCGACCCGGAAGCCTGGAAGGCGATGGAACGGAAGCTGGATCAGGCAACGGTGCGCGCCCCCTGGTACAGGCGGTACTGGCCGCTCGGGCTGCTGTTACTCCTGCTGGCGCCGCTTCTGGTATTACAACTGAAAGATGATTCCGTTACGCCTGCCCAAAACGAAACCGCTGCTGTGGCCCCCGAAACGCCACAGGCTGCAGCCATCGCCCCGCAAGAGCAACCGGCGCATGTGGCTGAAAATCCGGAAGTGGCAGGTGCTGGTACGGAGCAACCAAGAGCAGAGGCTGAAAAGTTAACAACGGCCGCTTCTGCTCCGGCAGTAAAAGCAAAGGCTGCAGTTGCGCCAGCTATATATGGCAGGCCACCGGCAGTATATCCGGTAGTATATGAGGAAACAGCCGTGATGCAGCCAGCAGAAAAGGAAGCAAAGCAACCGGCATATGCCTTACCGGCTACAGCAGGATATATAGCTGACACGGCTTATGCAGCAGCCTTGGAGGCTGGCAGCATAGCCGACACAGCAGCCGGGCCCTATATAGCGCAGCAGTCGCTTGCTGAGGCAATGGATAGTGCTGTATGGGAGAAGTCGACGCCCGCTGTAGCGGCAGACAGCAGTAAAGAAAAAAAAGCTTCACCCTTTTTCAGAAGCATCCGGGTTGCCCTGCTGGCTGCCCCCGACTTCACCACTGTCAGGTTTAAGAACCCGGATGCCGTGAGCGCGAATGCCGGGGTGGTGGTGGGCGTGCCGCTGACGGAGCGGCTGAGCCTGGTGACCGGCGTGGTATGGGCGAACAAGGTATATGGCGCCTCGCCCCAGGACTACAACCCGCGCCCTGATTACTGGCAGGGACGGAAGCTGCCGGACGCCATTGACGCCCGCTGCCAGGTGCTGGACATCCCCCTGAACCTGGAGTACCGGCTGCTGCAGCGCAACAAAAGCACCCTGGCGGTGCAGGCGGGCCTGTCGAGCTATATCATGCTGGATGAAAAGTACACTTATATATATGGCAGTGGCTACGGCAAATACGAAAAGGTATGGGAGGTACGGAACCAGAACCGGCACTGGTTTAAAGTGCAGAACATCAGCCTGAGCTACACGCACCACCTCACGCCCTCCCTGTTTGTCGGGGCGGAGCCCTTTGTGAAAATACCCTTGGCCGACATCGGGGCCGGACATGTGAAACTGACGAGCGCCGGCGTCTTCTTCACCGCAGGCTATACCCTGCCTCTGAGAAAGTAA
- a CDS encoding CHRD domain-containing protein: MKNLLKHHNLWVALLFGLLLPISSCDDDDDKDMDPMLNVVEFDDIAITGDQEVPANESEATGTFSGTYNKETNILSYTITYQDITPTNMHFHKGAPGVSGGVEVPIGASPYSSPIQGETPALTEAQEADLLAGLWYVNIHSAALPGGEIRGQVE; this comes from the coding sequence ATGAAAAATCTACTGAAACACCACAACCTTTGGGTGGCCCTGCTGTTCGGGCTGCTCCTGCCGATCAGCAGCTGCGACGACGATGACGACAAAGACATGGACCCGATGCTCAACGTGGTTGAGTTTGATGACATCGCTATCACCGGCGACCAGGAGGTGCCGGCGAACGAGTCAGAAGCGACGGGCACCTTCTCCGGCACTTACAACAAGGAAACCAACATCCTTTCTTATACCATCACCTATCAGGACATCACCCCAACCAACATGCACTTTCACAAGGGTGCGCCGGGCGTGAGCGGCGGCGTAGAAGTTCCCATCGGCGCTTCACCGTACTCAAGCCCCATCCAGGGGGAAACACCTGCACTCACAGAAGCCCAGGAGGCTGACCTGCTGGCTGGCCTGTGGTACGTGAACATACACAGCGCTGCCCTACCAGGCGGAGAAATCAGGGGGCAGGTAGAGTAA
- a CDS encoding YceI family protein, whose amino-acid sequence MKPYLLLALLYLALLPGEVAAQNRYFTKTGYIWFFSSAPMEDIEAHNKKVVSFIDFATGEMAFSVPMREFSFRKSLMQQHFNENFVESDKYPKATFSGKFNNPQQVDLTKDALYKVQVEGELTIHGVEKKVSAPGTLEVKNGKVLGKSEFVVAPADFDITIPLLVREHIAKKVTVYVDLLYQPYPGDNP is encoded by the coding sequence ATGAAACCCTACCTGCTTCTGGCCCTGCTGTACCTGGCGCTGCTGCCTGGTGAAGTGGCGGCGCAAAACCGCTACTTCACCAAGACTGGCTATATCTGGTTCTTCTCCAGTGCCCCGATGGAGGACATTGAGGCCCATAACAAAAAGGTGGTTTCTTTCATAGACTTTGCCACCGGCGAGATGGCTTTCTCGGTTCCCATGAGAGAGTTTTCATTCCGTAAATCACTGATGCAGCAGCACTTCAACGAGAATTTCGTGGAGTCAGACAAATACCCGAAAGCCACCTTCAGCGGTAAATTCAACAACCCGCAGCAAGTGGACCTGACAAAAGACGCGCTATATAAGGTGCAGGTGGAGGGCGAGTTGACGATACACGGCGTGGAGAAAAAAGTGAGCGCCCCCGGCACGCTGGAAGTCAAAAACGGAAAGGTGCTGGGCAAGTCGGAGTTTGTGGTGGCACCAGCCGATTTCGACATCACCATACCCCTGCTGGTGCGCGAGCACATTGCCAAGAAGGTGACTGTATATGTGGACCTGCTGTATCAACCTTATCCCGGAGACAACCCATGA
- a CDS encoding DUF5777 family beta-barrel protein, translating to MTKHLKYLLFSLYMVLLPPALQAQDDLLSLAEAADSSDTGKVTGAFKATRLVNGHSVETNGQQELLFLISHRFGTLNSGAYNLFGLDQATIRLALEYGITDRLTAGIGRSSLEKTYDGFLKYKLLQQRQGAVPVTLTLFSSAAINTLRNENPERDVPFSSRLAYTSQLLVARKFNERLSLQLAPSWVHRNRVATRQDENEVFAVGAGGRFKLTKRVSFNAEYYYVLPGETADDYINSLSLGFDIETGGHVFQLIFTNAQGMVEKFFIPQNTGVWSDGDIYFGFNISRVFSLKKEKDLKNEKAW from the coding sequence ATGACAAAGCATCTAAAGTACCTGCTCTTCAGTTTATATATGGTGTTGCTGCCCCCCGCACTGCAGGCGCAGGACGACCTGCTGTCGCTAGCCGAGGCCGCTGACAGCTCGGACACCGGTAAGGTAACGGGCGCATTCAAAGCAACCCGGCTCGTGAACGGACACAGCGTGGAGACGAACGGGCAACAGGAGTTGCTGTTCCTTATATCGCACCGCTTCGGCACCCTCAACAGCGGCGCCTACAACCTCTTCGGCCTCGACCAGGCCACCATCCGGCTGGCGTTGGAATATGGCATCACCGACAGGCTGACGGCGGGTATCGGGCGCAGCTCGCTTGAAAAAACATACGACGGATTTCTGAAGTACAAGCTGCTACAGCAGCGCCAGGGAGCAGTGCCTGTTACCCTCACGTTGTTCTCCAGCGCGGCCATCAACACCCTCCGCAACGAGAACCCGGAGCGGGATGTCCCTTTCTCCTCGCGGCTTGCCTACACCAGCCAGCTGCTGGTGGCCCGGAAATTCAATGAGCGCCTGTCGCTGCAGCTGGCACCCTCCTGGGTACACCGGAACAGAGTCGCTACCCGTCAGGACGAAAACGAAGTGTTCGCGGTTGGGGCCGGGGGGCGGTTCAAGCTCACCAAACGCGTTTCTTTCAATGCGGAGTATTATTATGTGCTGCCCGGAGAAACGGCCGACGACTATATAAATTCCCTTTCCCTCGGCTTCGACATCGAAACCGGAGGCCATGTTTTCCAGCTCATCTTCACCAACGCGCAGGGCATGGTCGAGAAATTCTTCATTCCGCAGAACACGGGCGTCTGGTCTGATGGCGACATCTACTTCGGCTTCAACATCTCCCGCGTCTTCAGCCTGAAAAAAGAGAAGGACCTGAAAAACGAGAAGGCTTGGTAA
- a CDS encoding right-handed parallel beta-helix repeat-containing protein: MTTQPKLNITTERATDLLKDGRPLTDFYVDGELKIETSDTWDKEVVFENCIIEYFSGSVTQFDQPVRLINCHFKKCQFVFTYFSGGLTVDNCTFDNNLDFQAGGHNKTGNPVIITNNDFKDFVNFFDCWYENEVTISNNKFHKGTNLLGKPYNIPVTFDKEPIIKDNIGKLDLDHEGKISE; encoded by the coding sequence ATGACGACACAACCGAAACTTAACATAACGACAGAAAGAGCGACTGACTTGCTAAAAGACGGACGACCTCTGACTGATTTTTATGTTGACGGTGAACTAAAAATTGAAACGTCAGACACTTGGGACAAAGAAGTTGTTTTTGAGAACTGTATTATTGAATACTTTTCAGGTAGTGTAACGCAGTTTGACCAACCTGTAAGACTTATAAACTGTCATTTCAAAAAATGCCAATTCGTTTTCACTTACTTTTCAGGCGGACTGACAGTTGACAATTGCACTTTTGACAATAACTTGGACTTTCAAGCAGGCGGACATAACAAGACAGGAAATCCTGTAATCATAACCAACAACGACTTCAAAGACTTTGTAAACTTCTTTGACTGTTGGTATGAAAACGAAGTAACAATCAGCAATAATAAATTTCACAAAGGGACAAATTTATTGGGTAAGCCATATAATATTCCCGTGACCTTTGACAAAGAACCAATTATCAAAGATAACATTGGAAAACTTGACTTAGACCATGAAGGAAAAATTAGTGAATAG
- a CDS encoding GlxA family transcriptional regulator produces the protein MKHISILVPKGAILGSVEGPRQVFTEVNKFMGSIGRPAMFQVQLVGLTEEVAVCGGRYTVYTEAQTKDIQKTDLVVIPALDGDMARVLADNKAFVPWILRQHEAGAEVASLCVGAFLLASTGLINGKKCATHWMAANDFRRMFPEVNLMEDKIITDEQGIYSSGGAFSYLNLILYLIEKYAGRDVAVFMSKAFQIEMERRSQSPFVIFTGQKSHGDEAIKKAQEFIERNFQDKITVDELADMLALGRRNLERRFKKATSNTVAEYIQRVKIEAAKQRLESSSDNVNEVMYNIGYTDTKAFRTTFKRITGLSPLQYRNKYNRTVSLVA, from the coding sequence ATGAAACATATCTCGATTCTGGTACCCAAAGGCGCTATTTTAGGGAGCGTGGAGGGGCCGCGCCAGGTTTTTACGGAGGTAAACAAGTTTATGGGCAGCATCGGCAGGCCGGCTATGTTCCAGGTGCAGCTGGTGGGCCTGACGGAAGAGGTGGCGGTGTGCGGCGGGAGGTATACGGTTTACACCGAGGCGCAAACCAAAGACATTCAGAAAACAGACCTGGTTGTCATCCCCGCCCTGGATGGGGATATGGCGCGGGTGCTGGCGGATAACAAAGCCTTTGTTCCCTGGATTTTAAGGCAGCATGAGGCTGGGGCGGAGGTAGCCAGCCTGTGCGTGGGCGCGTTTTTGCTGGCTTCCACCGGGCTGATAAACGGAAAGAAGTGCGCCACGCACTGGATGGCCGCCAACGACTTCCGGCGCATGTTTCCGGAAGTAAACCTGATGGAGGACAAAATCATCACGGACGAGCAGGGAATCTACTCCAGTGGCGGCGCCTTCTCTTACCTCAACCTGATTCTATACCTCATCGAGAAATACGCCGGGCGCGATGTGGCCGTGTTCATGTCGAAGGCATTCCAGATTGAGATGGAGCGCCGCAGCCAGTCGCCGTTCGTAATATTCACAGGGCAGAAGTCGCACGGGGATGAGGCGATAAAAAAGGCACAGGAGTTCATCGAGCGCAATTTTCAGGATAAAATCACCGTCGATGAGCTGGCAGACATGCTCGCCCTGGGACGAAGGAACCTGGAGCGTCGGTTCAAGAAGGCAACCTCCAACACGGTGGCGGAATACATACAGCGGGTGAAAATCGAGGCGGCCAAGCAGCGCCTGGAATCATCCTCCGATAACGTGAACGAGGTGATGTACAACATCGGCTACACCGACACCAAGGCTTTCCGGACGACCTTTAAACGCATCACGGGTTTGTCTCCGCTGCAGTACCGCAACAAGTATAACCGCACGGTCAGCCTGGTCGCCTGA
- a CDS encoding MATE family efflux transporter — protein MIRIKDFLRLISLAVKGREEDYTTLSIRKSIVLLAIPMILEMLMESLFAVVDIFFVGRLGPSAIATVGLTESVLMIIYAVGMGISIAGTALVSRRFGEKNYQKAGSITYQLMVTGLVLALLTGGVATYFAGEILALMGAAPDVVAGGIGYARVIFVGSVAIIMLFLINGAFRGAGQPHLAMRALWIANGANIILDPVLIFGIGFIPALGLEGAAWATTAGRSLGVVYQLYHLFNGKHLLKISRENMVVSFAVIARILKVSSGGMGQYLIDSASWIFLTRIIAEFGSNALAGYTIAFRIIVFTLLPAWGLSSAAATLVGQNLGAQKARRAELAVWLTARYNVIFMAAVTLSFLLFGEHLSAIFTSEPEVIRIASEALGIITLGYIFFGLGMVMVQAFNGAGDTRTPAIINVVVLWLIEIPLAYLLAVSLGFAATGIFIAIAICHSLHALVSWWLFRKGKWKKVKV, from the coding sequence ATGATTCGCATCAAAGACTTCCTCCGCCTCATATCGCTTGCCGTTAAAGGCAGGGAAGAGGATTACACCACCCTCAGTATCCGGAAGAGCATTGTGCTGCTGGCCATTCCCATGATTCTGGAGATGTTGATGGAGTCTTTGTTCGCCGTGGTCGATATCTTTTTTGTCGGGAGGCTTGGCCCGAGCGCCATCGCAACGGTCGGGCTCACCGAGTCGGTGCTGATGATTATATATGCCGTGGGCATGGGCATCAGCATCGCAGGCACCGCCCTTGTGTCGCGCAGGTTCGGCGAGAAAAACTATCAGAAAGCGGGAAGCATCACTTATCAACTGATGGTGACGGGCCTGGTGCTGGCCCTGCTGACCGGCGGCGTTGCCACATACTTTGCGGGTGAGATACTGGCCCTGATGGGCGCCGCCCCTGACGTGGTTGCCGGTGGCATCGGCTACGCCAGGGTAATTTTTGTGGGGAGCGTTGCCATTATCATGCTTTTTCTCATCAACGGTGCCTTTCGGGGTGCCGGGCAGCCGCACCTGGCCATGCGCGCCCTTTGGATAGCCAATGGGGCAAACATCATCCTCGACCCTGTCCTGATTTTCGGTATAGGTTTTATACCCGCTTTGGGGCTGGAGGGCGCCGCCTGGGCCACTACGGCCGGGCGCAGCCTGGGGGTGGTGTACCAACTCTACCACCTGTTCAATGGCAAACACCTGCTAAAGATTTCGCGCGAGAACATGGTGGTAAGCTTCGCCGTTATCGCGCGGATTCTGAAAGTGTCTTCAGGGGGCATGGGGCAGTACCTGATCGACTCAGCCAGCTGGATTTTCCTGACGCGGATCATCGCTGAGTTTGGGAGCAACGCCCTCGCGGGATACACCATCGCATTCCGCATCATTGTGTTCACGCTGCTGCCAGCCTGGGGATTGTCTTCGGCGGCAGCCACCCTGGTAGGGCAAAACCTGGGGGCGCAAAAGGCCAGGCGGGCAGAGCTGGCCGTGTGGCTGACGGCGCGCTACAATGTTATTTTCATGGCCGCCGTCACGCTCAGTTTCCTGCTTTTCGGAGAGCACCTCTCCGCCATTTTCACCTCAGAGCCAGAAGTTATCCGCATCGCCTCCGAAGCGCTCGGCATCATCACGCTGGGCTATATCTTCTTCGGGCTGGGCATGGTGATGGTGCAGGCCTTCAACGGCGCCGGGGACACCCGCACACCCGCCATCATCAACGTGGTGGTGCTGTGGCTCATCGAGATTCCGCTTGCCTACCTGCTGGCTGTCTCGCTCGGCTTTGCCGCCACGGGCATTTTCATCGCCATTGCCATCTGTCACTCCCTGCACGCGCTTGTCAGCTGGTGGCTGTTCCGAAAGGGAAAGTGGAAAAAAGTAAAGGTCTGA
- a CDS encoding response regulator transcription factor, with protein MKVLVIEDEQALKESIVAYLRQEGYICESAESFKEAHLKAADFSYACVLVDITLPGGSGLEIVRQLKENSPDTGIIIISAKNALDDKITGLELGADDYLTKPFHLSELNARLKSVIRRRNFNGQKVVQAGAIKVYPDAAEATVDDRKLNLTKKEYDLLLYFISNKRRVLTKDSIAEHLWGDHAEALDSLDFVYTHIKNLRRKIMDAGGQDYIQTVYGLGYKFSF; from the coding sequence ATGAAAGTACTGGTAATTGAGGATGAGCAGGCGCTGAAAGAATCGATTGTGGCTTACCTGCGGCAGGAAGGCTATATATGCGAGTCGGCGGAGAGCTTTAAAGAGGCGCACCTGAAAGCGGCCGACTTCAGCTACGCCTGCGTGCTGGTAGACATCACCCTGCCCGGCGGCAGCGGCCTGGAGATTGTGCGGCAGCTGAAGGAGAACAGCCCCGACACCGGCATCATCATCATCTCGGCCAAAAACGCGCTGGACGACAAGATAACCGGACTGGAGCTGGGCGCAGACGATTACCTGACCAAGCCCTTTCACCTCTCGGAGCTGAACGCGCGCCTGAAATCCGTTATCCGGAGAAGGAATTTCAACGGGCAGAAGGTGGTGCAGGCGGGCGCCATAAAAGTGTACCCGGACGCGGCGGAGGCCACCGTGGATGACAGAAAACTGAACCTGACGAAGAAGGAATATGACCTGCTGCTGTACTTTATCTCCAACAAAAGGCGCGTGCTCACCAAAGACTCCATTGCGGAGCACCTGTGGGGCGACCACGCCGAGGCGCTCGACTCCCTCGATTTCGTGTACACCCACATCAAGAACCTGCGCCGCAAGATAATGGACGCCGGCGGCCAGGATTATATCCAAACGGTCTACGGCCTGGGCTACAAGTTCAGCTTCTGA